A window of the Pseudomonas furukawaii genome harbors these coding sequences:
- the trmA gene encoding tRNA (uridine(54)-C5)-methyltransferase TrmA has product MSRPQFDPTTYDAQLADKTERLRALLAPFDAPEPTVFDSPREHYRLRTEFRLWRETGGEQRHYAMFEAGDKFTPVLIEDFPIASRRINELMPRLKAGWQASQVLSFKLFQVEFLTTLSGDALITLCYHRPLDEAWQAEAEKLAADLGVSLVGRSRGKRIVIGRDHVEEVLTVAGRSFRYRQPEGAFTQPNGEVCQKMLAWAFEALGERNDDLLELYCGNGNFTLPLATRVRKVLATEISKTSVNAALANLADNGVDNVTLVRLSAEELTEALNGVRPFRRLAEVDLASYDFGTVFVDPPRAGMDPDTCELTRRFDRILYISCNPETLAANIQQLNDTHRISRCALFDQFPYTHHMEAGVLLERR; this is encoded by the coding sequence ATGAGCCGACCGCAGTTCGATCCGACCACCTACGACGCCCAGCTCGCCGACAAGACCGAGCGCCTCCGGGCGCTCCTGGCCCCCTTCGACGCCCCGGAGCCGACGGTCTTCGACTCCCCCCGCGAGCACTACCGCCTGCGCACCGAATTCCGCCTCTGGCGCGAGACCGGCGGCGAGCAGCGCCACTATGCGATGTTCGAGGCCGGCGACAAGTTCACCCCGGTGCTGATCGAGGACTTCCCCATCGCCAGCCGCCGCATCAACGAACTGATGCCGCGCCTTAAAGCCGGCTGGCAGGCGAGCCAGGTGCTGTCCTTCAAGCTGTTCCAGGTGGAGTTCCTCACCACGCTCTCCGGCGACGCGCTGATCACCCTCTGCTACCACCGCCCGCTGGACGAAGCCTGGCAGGCGGAGGCCGAGAAGCTCGCCGCCGACCTGGGCGTGAGCCTGGTGGGCCGCTCCCGGGGCAAGCGCATCGTCATCGGCCGCGACCATGTGGAAGAGGTGCTGACCGTCGCCGGCCGCAGCTTCCGCTATCGCCAGCCGGAAGGCGCCTTCACCCAGCCCAACGGCGAGGTCTGCCAGAAGATGCTGGCCTGGGCCTTCGAGGCCCTGGGGGAGCGGAACGACGACCTGCTCGAGCTGTATTGCGGCAACGGCAACTTCACCCTGCCGCTGGCCACCCGCGTCCGCAAGGTGCTGGCCACAGAGATCAGCAAGACCTCGGTCAACGCCGCCCTGGCCAACCTCGCCGACAACGGCGTGGACAACGTGACCCTGGTGCGCCTCTCCGCCGAGGAACTGACCGAGGCGCTGAACGGCGTGCGGCCCTTCCGCCGCCTCGCCGAGGTGGACCTGGCCAGCTACGACTTCGGCACCGTGTTCGTCGACCCGCCCCGCGCCGGCATGGACCCGGACACCTGCGAGCTGACCCGGCGCTTCGACCGCATCCTCTACATCTCCTGCAACCCGGAGACCCTGGCGGCGAACATCCAGCAACTGAACGACACCCACCGCATCAGCCGCTGCGCCCTGTTCGACCAGTTCCCCTACACCCACCACATGGAAGCGGGCGTGCTGCTGGAGCGGCGCTGA
- a CDS encoding NCS2 family permease yields MLEKLFQLKAHDTNVRTELLAGLTTFLTMAYILFVNPAILGETGMDKGAIFVATCLAAAIGSATMALIANYPIALAPGMGLNAFFTYTVVLQMGHTWQVALGAVFLSACMFFVLSVFKIREWIINSIPLELRSAIAAGIGLFLGLIALQKAGIVAAHPVTMLTVGDLTRPEPILAVLGFFLIVALEARKVTGAVLIGILAVTILGIALGVSQFGGIVSMPPSLAPTFLQLDIKGALEIGLVSVIFAFLFVDLFDNSGTLIAVAKKAGLMRADGYMPKMGRALIADSTAAMGGSLLGTSTTTSYIESAAGVSAGGRTGLTALTVAALFLLALFLSPLAGSVPAFATAPALFFVAVLMASGLAEIDWNDLTTAAPVLITTLAMPFTYSIADGIAFGFIAWAAIKTLAGRYKELSPALVILAVLFVIKMGFFH; encoded by the coding sequence ATGCTGGAAAAGCTGTTCCAACTCAAGGCGCACGACACCAACGTGCGCACCGAGCTACTGGCGGGTCTGACGACCTTCCTGACGATGGCCTACATCCTCTTCGTCAACCCGGCCATCCTCGGTGAAACCGGCATGGACAAGGGCGCCATCTTCGTCGCCACCTGCCTGGCCGCCGCCATCGGCTCGGCCACCATGGCGCTGATCGCCAACTACCCCATCGCCCTCGCCCCCGGCATGGGCCTGAACGCCTTCTTCACCTACACCGTGGTGCTGCAGATGGGCCACACCTGGCAGGTGGCCCTGGGCGCGGTGTTCCTCTCGGCCTGCATGTTCTTCGTGCTGTCGGTGTTCAAGATCCGCGAATGGATCATCAACAGCATCCCGCTGGAGCTGCGCTCGGCCATCGCCGCCGGCATCGGCCTGTTCCTCGGCCTGATCGCCCTGCAGAAGGCCGGCATCGTCGCGGCGCACCCGGTGACCATGCTCACCGTCGGCGACCTGACCCGTCCCGAGCCCATCCTCGCCGTGCTCGGCTTCTTCCTCATCGTCGCCCTGGAGGCCCGCAAGGTGACCGGCGCGGTGCTGATCGGCATCCTCGCGGTGACCATCCTCGGCATCGCCCTGGGCGTCTCCCAGTTCGGCGGGATCGTTTCCATGCCGCCATCCCTGGCGCCCACCTTCCTCCAGCTGGACATCAAGGGCGCGCTGGAAATCGGCCTGGTGAGCGTGATCTTCGCCTTCCTCTTCGTCGACCTGTTCGACAACTCCGGCACCCTCATCGCGGTGGCCAAGAAGGCCGGCCTGATGCGCGCCGATGGCTACATGCCGAAGATGGGCCGTGCGCTGATCGCCGACTCCACCGCCGCCATGGGCGGTTCCCTGCTGGGCACCTCCACCACCACCAGCTACATCGAGTCCGCCGCCGGCGTCAGCGCCGGTGGCCGCACCGGCCTCACCGCCCTGACCGTGGCCGCGCTCTTCCTGCTGGCCCTGTTCCTCTCCCCGCTGGCCGGCAGCGTGCCGGCCTTCGCCACCGCCCCGGCGCTGTTCTTCGTCGCCGTGCTGATGGCCTCCGGCCTGGCTGAAATAGACTGGAACGACCTGACCACCGCCGCCCCCGTGCTGATCACCACCCTGGCGATGCCCTTCACCTACTCCATCGCCGACGGCATCGCCTTCGGCTTCATCGCCTGGGCCGCCATCAAGACCCTCGCCGGCCGCTACAAGGAGCTGAGCCCGGCGCTGGTGATCCTCGCGGTGCTCTTCGTCATCAAGATGGGGTTCTTCCACTGA
- a CDS encoding DJ-1 family glyoxalase III, producing the protein MHTPPQLHALLAVAEGVEDLETVTLLDVLRRAEVNTVVASIENRRMITLARGTRLTADAMLLDVLAQDFDLIVLPGGMPGAQRLGQHEPLGEMLRDHARAGRLFAAICAAPAMALQPFGLLRQRRMTCYPAFSDRLSGCTFVDQPVVVDGNCVTAQGPGNALAFALTLVEKLCGKARRNEVARAMLVE; encoded by the coding sequence ATGCATACCCCACCCCAACTCCATGCCCTGCTGGCGGTCGCCGAGGGCGTCGAAGACCTGGAAACCGTGACCCTGCTCGATGTGTTGCGCCGGGCCGAGGTGAATACCGTCGTGGCCAGCATCGAGAACCGGCGGATGATCACCCTGGCACGGGGTACCCGCCTCACGGCCGACGCCATGCTGCTGGATGTGCTGGCCCAGGATTTCGACCTGATCGTCCTGCCCGGCGGCATGCCCGGCGCCCAGCGCCTGGGGCAGCACGAGCCCCTGGGCGAGATGCTGCGGGACCACGCCCGGGCGGGCCGGCTGTTCGCCGCCATCTGCGCCGCGCCGGCCATGGCCCTGCAGCCCTTCGGCCTGCTGCGCCAGCGGCGCATGACCTGCTACCCGGCCTTCAGCGATCGCTTGTCCGGCTGCACCTTCGTCGACCAGCCGGTGGTCGTGGACGGCAACTGCGTCACCGCCCAGGGCCCCGGCAATGCCCTGGCCTTCGCCCTGACCCTGGTGGAAAAGCTGTGCGGCAAGGCCAGGCGCAATGAAGTCGCCCGGGCGATGCTGGTGGAGTGA
- a CDS encoding MFS transporter, giving the protein MSTDILLRHHRPFLAFWLARVCTASGFQMITVAIGWHIYELTGNVLDLGLVGLVEFLPRVLFMLHTGHVADRFDRRRVAATCQVLQALVAGVLVYAAATGSASRELIFAMAFLFGAARAFEMPATQALLPNIVPPALFPRAVAASASAMQAATIVAPALGGLLYAFGSTWVYGPTLILYVLACVLMLSLSSNQQRSQGQRASLDSLLAGIRFIRSRPDILGAISLDLFAVLLGGATALLPVFAKDILLTGPWGLGLLRSAPAVGALLMSFWLARFPIERNVGRIMFTAVGVFGVATIAFGLSTSFWFSLAVLAVLGAADMISMVIRGAFVQLHTPDEMRGRVSAVNGLFIGASNQLGEFESGVTAAWFGTVPAVVMGGVGTLLVTGLWIKLFPTLARRDRLH; this is encoded by the coding sequence ATGTCCACGGACATCCTCCTACGCCACCACCGCCCCTTCCTGGCCTTCTGGCTGGCCCGGGTCTGCACCGCCAGCGGCTTCCAGATGATCACCGTCGCCATCGGCTGGCACATCTACGAACTGACCGGGAACGTCCTCGACCTGGGCCTGGTGGGCCTGGTGGAATTCCTGCCCCGGGTCCTCTTCATGCTCCACACCGGCCATGTGGCCGACCGCTTCGACCGGCGCCGGGTCGCCGCCACCTGCCAGGTGCTTCAGGCCCTGGTGGCGGGCGTGCTGGTCTACGCCGCCGCCACCGGCTCGGCGAGCCGCGAACTGATCTTCGCCATGGCCTTCCTCTTCGGCGCCGCCCGCGCCTTCGAGATGCCGGCGACCCAGGCGCTGCTGCCGAACATCGTTCCGCCGGCGCTGTTCCCCCGCGCCGTGGCCGCCTCCGCCTCCGCCATGCAGGCCGCCACCATCGTCGCGCCGGCCCTCGGTGGCCTGCTCTACGCCTTCGGCAGCACCTGGGTCTACGGGCCGACCCTGATCCTCTATGTCCTCGCCTGCGTACTGATGCTGAGCCTGTCCAGCAACCAGCAACGCAGCCAGGGGCAGCGCGCCAGCCTCGACTCCCTGCTGGCGGGCATCCGCTTCATCCGCAGCCGCCCGGATATCCTCGGCGCCATCTCCCTGGACCTGTTCGCCGTGCTGCTGGGGGGCGCCACCGCCCTGCTCCCGGTCTTCGCCAAGGACATCCTGCTCACCGGGCCCTGGGGCCTCGGCCTGCTGCGCTCGGCACCGGCGGTCGGTGCGCTGCTGATGTCCTTCTGGCTGGCGCGCTTCCCCATCGAGCGCAATGTCGGCCGCATCATGTTCACCGCCGTCGGGGTGTTCGGCGTGGCGACCATCGCCTTCGGCCTGTCCACCTCCTTCTGGTTCTCCCTGGCGGTGCTGGCCGTGCTGGGCGCGGCGGACATGATCAGCATGGTCATCCGTGGCGCCTTCGTGCAGTTGCACACCCCGGACGAGATGCGCGGCCGGGTCAGCGCGGTGAACGGGCTGTTCATCGGCGCCTCCAACCAGTTGGGCGAGTTCGAGTCCGGCGTCACCGCCGCCTGGTTCGGCACCGTGCCGGCGGTGGTGATGGGCGGCGTCGGCACCCTGCTGGTGACCGGGCTGTGGATAAAGCTGTTCCCGACCCTGGCCAGGCGCGACCGATTGCACTGA
- a CDS encoding xanthine dehydrogenase family protein molybdopterin-binding subunit, with protein MSTPELSRRAFLQGSVVAGIGITLAPLGSKAFAALFEEQVTRTPEPWYTPGGQARGRIDGVSKVCGGKVFARDIRAKDMPGWPQQQGHALLLKATRADHLYVGLDLSMLGDELKPDRLVTAEDLARDGIAFPEGHSPDPFLPEGQVPMFIGHPVALLIWKDFDRFRRAKNLLKFNEKVVRYGARAELYQRDPYGSFRFVRVGGATPFEPDTFSSLKDSMLFPLIRERKPAWGAGNPAGDLTAQGLYHAEQMQAALASPPEGWMVFDERYRTQSIEPAALEADNGNGWYDPASGTLHFVVATQCPFEVAEQTAHMLAPSRFKVRTLNLHPGYTVGYGSKDNNIFVFYAALAAMYGDGVPVRLANDRYEQFQSGIKRHPFDMHYQLAVKKDDLSFQIFRAHMDVDGGGRINYSPSVAAVGATAAQSIYYLPRSDLAATAYHSRGVEAGSMRGYGTLQTMAATEMMVDEVAQRLGVDAIELRRRNVFKSGMKNTQGAIPAGALRLDEILDKAAQHEIWKNRDARKREEEAKDPDHWYGVGFAICQKDFGTGSEAPMASLEFTAEGRISLRQIAIDMGTGMATSQALLVADYLGRPADDIRTGVTEWAELGLTTSGNPYLISQDEQDAALKNPRWVGKLASPSSATNSSYYTGHGTREAARVLFNHGLWPAALAIWGRGEYGGMANPYVVRREDAHWVEGKLTANGLPPIPFELLAHKAHELGLVTGVSVHGFNRWAWAEAEFEINGNRDTLPLDALAVKYGAGAPREKQALMSHHGFHLLDRTRVKYPPTQLNNAMVTYYSPVATLVELKVNKGSFEARVINHHSWLECGRVIVPELVLGQLEGGIAMGIGHALTEEMPLYEGGPGDGTWNFNRYVLPRAKDCAVWNQSAEILPPLSPSDPAKGIAEVVMIPVVGAIANALAHATGKRLRDLPLTPARIKEALHG; from the coding sequence ATGTCCACTCCTGAACTATCCCGCCGCGCCTTCCTGCAAGGCAGCGTCGTCGCCGGCATCGGCATCACCCTCGCGCCCCTGGGCAGCAAGGCATTCGCCGCGCTCTTCGAAGAGCAGGTCACCCGCACCCCCGAGCCCTGGTACACCCCCGGCGGCCAGGCGCGCGGGCGGATCGACGGAGTCAGCAAGGTCTGCGGCGGCAAGGTCTTCGCCCGTGACATCCGCGCCAAGGACATGCCCGGCTGGCCGCAGCAGCAAGGTCATGCGCTCTTGCTCAAGGCAACCCGCGCCGACCACCTCTACGTCGGCCTCGACCTGTCGATGCTGGGCGACGAGCTCAAGCCCGACCGCCTGGTGACCGCCGAGGACCTGGCCCGCGACGGCATCGCCTTCCCCGAAGGCCACAGCCCCGATCCCTTCCTGCCGGAAGGCCAGGTGCCGATGTTCATCGGCCACCCGGTGGCGCTGCTGATCTGGAAGGACTTCGACCGCTTCCGCCGGGCGAAGAACCTCCTCAAGTTCAATGAAAAGGTGGTGCGCTACGGCGCCAGGGCCGAGCTGTACCAGCGCGATCCCTACGGCAGCTTCCGCTTCGTCCGCGTGGGCGGCGCCACGCCCTTCGAGCCGGACACCTTCTCCAGCCTGAAGGACAGCATGCTCTTCCCGCTGATCCGCGAGCGGAAACCCGCCTGGGGCGCGGGCAACCCGGCCGGCGACCTCACCGCCCAGGGGCTCTACCACGCCGAGCAGATGCAGGCGGCGCTGGCCAGCCCGCCCGAGGGCTGGATGGTCTTCGACGAGCGCTACCGGACCCAGTCCATCGAGCCGGCGGCCCTCGAGGCCGACAACGGCAACGGCTGGTACGACCCGGCCAGCGGCACCCTGCACTTCGTGGTGGCCACCCAGTGCCCCTTCGAGGTGGCCGAGCAGACCGCGCACATGCTGGCGCCGTCGCGCTTCAAGGTGCGCACGCTGAACCTGCACCCGGGCTACACCGTCGGCTACGGCTCCAAGGACAACAATATCTTCGTCTTCTATGCGGCCCTGGCCGCGATGTACGGCGACGGCGTGCCGGTGCGCCTGGCCAACGACCGCTACGAGCAGTTCCAGAGCGGCATCAAGCGCCACCCCTTCGACATGCACTACCAGCTGGCGGTGAAGAAGGACGACCTGTCGTTCCAGATCTTCCGCGCGCACATGGACGTCGACGGCGGCGGCCGCATCAACTACAGCCCCTCGGTGGCGGCGGTGGGGGCCACCGCGGCCCAGTCCATCTACTACCTGCCCAGGAGCGACCTGGCCGCCACCGCCTACCACTCCCGGGGCGTCGAGGCCGGTTCCATGCGCGGCTACGGCACCCTGCAGACCATGGCGGCCACCGAGATGATGGTGGACGAGGTGGCCCAGCGCCTGGGCGTCGACGCCATCGAGCTGCGCCGCCGGAACGTCTTCAAGTCCGGCATGAAGAACACCCAGGGCGCGATTCCGGCCGGCGCCCTGCGCCTCGACGAGATCCTCGACAAGGCCGCCCAGCACGAGATCTGGAAGAACCGCGACGCCCGCAAGCGCGAGGAGGAGGCCAAGGACCCGGACCACTGGTACGGCGTCGGCTTCGCCATCTGCCAGAAGGACTTCGGCACCGGCTCCGAGGCGCCCATGGCCAGCCTGGAGTTCACCGCCGAAGGGCGCATCAGCCTGCGCCAGATCGCCATCGACATGGGCACCGGCATGGCCACCTCCCAGGCGCTGCTGGTGGCGGATTACCTGGGGCGTCCGGCCGACGACATCCGCACCGGCGTCACCGAGTGGGCGGAGCTGGGCCTGACCACCAGCGGCAACCCCTACCTCATCAGCCAGGACGAGCAGGACGCCGCCCTGAAGAACCCGCGCTGGGTCGGCAAGCTCGCCTCGCCGTCCTCGGCCACCAACTCCTCCTACTACACCGGCCACGGCACCCGCGAGGCCGCGCGCGTCCTCTTCAACCACGGCCTGTGGCCGGCGGCCCTGGCCATCTGGGGCCGGGGAGAATACGGCGGCATGGCCAACCCCTACGTGGTGCGCCGCGAGGACGCCCACTGGGTGGAGGGCAAGCTCACCGCCAACGGCCTGCCGCCTATCCCCTTCGAGCTGCTGGCGCACAAGGCCCACGAACTGGGCCTGGTCACCGGCGTCAGCGTCCACGGCTTCAACCGCTGGGCCTGGGCCGAGGCGGAGTTCGAGATCAATGGCAACCGCGACACCCTGCCCCTGGATGCGCTGGCGGTGAAGTACGGCGCCGGCGCCCCCCGGGAGAAGCAGGCGCTGATGAGCCACCACGGCTTCCACCTGCTGGACCGCACCCGCGTGAAGTACCCGCCGACCCAGCTGAACAACGCCATGGTCACCTACTACAGCCCGGTCGCCACCCTGGTGGAACTGAAGGTGAACAAGGGCAGCTTCGAGGCGCGGGTGATCAACCATCACTCCTGGCTGGAGTGCGGCCGGGTGATAGTGCCCGAGCTGGTGCTCGGCCAGCTGGAAGGCGGCATCGCCATGGGCATCGGCCATGCGTTGACCGAGGAGATGCCCCTGTACGAAGGCGGGCCGGGCGACGGCACCTGGAACTTCAACCGCTACGTGCTGCCTCGCGCCAAGGACTGCGCCGTCTGGAACCAGAGCGCCGAGATCCTGCCGCCGCTGTCCCCCAGCGATCCGGCCAAGGGCATCGCCGAGGTGGTGATGATCCCCGTGGTCGGCGCCATCGCCAACGCCCTGGCCCACGCCACCGGCAAGCGCCTGCGTGACCTTCCTCTGACCCCGGCCCGCATCAAGGAGGCCCTCCATGGCTAA
- a CDS encoding (2Fe-2S)-binding protein — protein sequence MAKRALSMTLNGQAVGPFTVDDDLMMIDFLHEHLNLTGSRLGCGQGVCHACVAILDKPDGTSEEIRTCITGAHFFDGKKVRTIEGHAQRNDKGEVSELNPIQQKFVDHFAFQCSYCTPGYVNAATVLVEKLQRQPVKRSELEGEIENALGKHICRCTGYVRYYKAARDVVEGLGLVREG from the coding sequence ATGGCTAAGCGCGCCCTCAGCATGACCCTCAACGGCCAGGCGGTCGGTCCCTTCACGGTGGACGACGACCTGATGATGATCGACTTCCTTCACGAGCACCTGAACCTCACCGGTTCGCGCCTGGGCTGCGGCCAGGGCGTGTGCCACGCCTGCGTGGCCATCCTCGACAAGCCGGACGGCACCAGCGAGGAGATCCGCACCTGCATCACCGGCGCGCACTTCTTCGACGGCAAGAAGGTCCGCACCATCGAAGGCCACGCCCAGCGCAACGACAAGGGCGAGGTCAGCGAGCTGAACCCCATCCAGCAGAAGTTCGTCGACCACTTCGCCTTCCAGTGCAGCTACTGCACCCCCGGCTACGTCAATGCCGCCACGGTGCTGGTGGAGAAGCTCCAGCGCCAGCCGGTCAAGCGCAGCGAGCTGGAAGGGGAGATCGAGAACGCCCTGGGCAAGCACATCTGCCGCTGCACCGGCTATGTGCGCTACTACAAGGCCGCCCGCGACGTGGTCGAAGGCCTCGGCCTGGTCAGGGAGGGTTGA
- a CDS encoding cytochrome c, which translates to MRALLLAALLLPLAAQAAEPADKALIERGKYLARAADCVACHSVEGGAEYAGGLPLVSPFGTIYGTNITPDKEHGIGHYSADDFYKAVTQGERPDGAKLYPAMPYTSYHLLTREDSDALYAYLMSLDPVAKPSPKTDLAFPFNLRFGMAFWNLLYKNRVQLQPADGKGEEWQRGQYLVEVLGHCGECHTPRNALGALQQDRRMSGGVILGYEAPSLLAQDLAERGWIKDDLATFLKHGVSAQGSVFNEMYPVLHHSTQYLPLDDHRAMATYLLGEQPPAPRKIAAVGLDRLGESAARGRQDYLNVCAGCHGAEGEGVPHVAVAMNGNTTLRLADTRNLLRVIDDGIREQQFTGFERMAPMPGFRDKLDDGQMRDLLNYLRQTWGGLDDEVAPERVSELRAEVHSH; encoded by the coding sequence ATGCGCGCGCTACTGCTGGCGGCCCTGCTGCTGCCCCTGGCCGCCCAGGCCGCCGAACCCGCCGACAAGGCCCTGATCGAACGCGGCAAATACCTGGCCCGCGCCGCCGACTGCGTCGCCTGCCACAGCGTCGAAGGGGGCGCCGAGTACGCCGGCGGCCTGCCGCTGGTGTCGCCGTTCGGCACCATCTACGGCACCAACATCACCCCGGACAAGGAACACGGCATCGGCCACTACAGCGCCGACGACTTCTACAAGGCGGTGACCCAGGGCGAGCGCCCCGACGGCGCCAAGCTCTACCCGGCCATGCCCTATACCTCCTACCACCTGCTCACCCGTGAGGACTCCGACGCCCTCTACGCCTACCTGATGAGCCTGGATCCGGTGGCCAAGCCGAGCCCGAAGACCGACCTGGCCTTCCCCTTCAACCTGCGTTTCGGCATGGCCTTCTGGAACCTGCTCTACAAGAACCGCGTGCAACTGCAGCCGGCCGACGGCAAGGGCGAGGAGTGGCAGCGCGGCCAGTACCTGGTGGAAGTGCTCGGCCATTGCGGCGAGTGCCACACCCCGCGCAACGCCCTCGGCGCCCTGCAGCAGGACCGGCGCATGAGCGGCGGCGTCATCCTCGGCTACGAGGCGCCCAGCCTGCTGGCCCAGGACCTGGCCGAGCGCGGCTGGATCAAGGACGACCTGGCCACCTTCCTCAAGCACGGCGTCAGCGCCCAGGGCTCGGTGTTCAACGAGATGTACCCGGTGCTGCACCACAGCACCCAGTACCTGCCCCTGGACGACCACCGCGCCATGGCCACCTACCTGCTGGGCGAACAGCCGCCGGCGCCGCGCAAGATCGCCGCGGTCGGCCTGGACCGGCTGGGTGAAAGCGCCGCCCGTGGCCGCCAGGACTACCTCAATGTCTGCGCCGGTTGCCACGGCGCCGAAGGCGAGGGCGTGCCCCACGTCGCGGTGGCCATGAACGGCAACACCACCCTGCGCCTGGCGGACACCCGCAACCTGCTCCGGGTGATCGACGACGGCATCCGCGAGCAGCAGTTCACCGGCTTCGAAAGGATGGCGCCGATGCCCGGCTTCAGGGATAAACTCGACGACGGCCAGATGCGTGACCTGCTCAACTACCTGCGACAGACCTGGGGCGGCCTCGATGACGAGGTGGCGCCGGAGCGGGTGAGCGAGTTGCGGGCCGAAGTCCATTCCCACTGA
- a CDS encoding XdhC family protein, translating to MQHLDLLVVRKALEWLASGRRVWLCTVLSTYGSAPRAPGSLLAATADGHWIGSLSGGCVEDDFLERLAAGAFGQPVQVVRYGDGSDTRSAIRLPCGGILDVLVENLPADCDTQAHLRELESALAGRRRLLREVSLADGARRLLPDREHGPRVEREAERVLLRVGAAQRLLLAGYSTVAQVCAEFGVSLGFEVVLCDPRDEALQGVELPGVEIRRELPSEYIRLGGCHADTAVVALTHDPKIDDLAMIEAVRTEAFYIGVMGSMVTSAKRKERLRRVGGLSEAELARVIAPIGLNLGSKTPAEIALAVMADVLRVRSGIARERV from the coding sequence ATGCAACACCTCGATCTGCTGGTCGTCCGCAAGGCCCTGGAATGGTTGGCTTCCGGCCGCCGTGTCTGGCTCTGCACCGTACTCTCCACCTACGGCTCGGCGCCCCGCGCGCCGGGCTCCCTGCTGGCGGCCACCGCCGACGGGCACTGGATCGGCTCGCTGTCGGGCGGCTGCGTGGAGGACGACTTCCTCGAACGCCTCGCGGCCGGCGCCTTCGGCCAGCCGGTGCAGGTGGTGCGCTACGGCGACGGCAGCGACACCCGGTCCGCCATCCGCCTGCCCTGTGGCGGCATCCTCGACGTGCTGGTGGAAAACCTGCCGGCGGACTGCGACACCCAGGCCCACCTGCGGGAGCTGGAAAGCGCCCTGGCGGGGCGCCGCCGGTTGCTCCGCGAGGTGTCCCTGGCCGATGGCGCCCGGCGGCTGCTGCCGGACCGCGAGCACGGCCCCCGGGTCGAGCGGGAAGCCGAACGGGTGCTGCTGCGGGTGGGCGCCGCCCAGCGCCTGCTGCTGGCGGGCTACTCCACGGTGGCCCAGGTCTGCGCCGAATTCGGCGTCAGCCTCGGCTTCGAGGTGGTGCTCTGCGACCCGCGCGACGAGGCGCTGCAGGGCGTCGAGTTGCCGGGAGTCGAAATCCGCCGCGAACTGCCCTCGGAGTACATCCGCCTGGGCGGCTGCCACGCCGACACGGCCGTGGTGGCGCTGACCCATGATCCGAAGATCGACGACCTGGCGATGATCGAGGCGGTGCGCACCGAGGCCTTCTACATCGGCGTGATGGGCTCCATGGTCACCAGTGCCAAGCGCAAGGAACGCCTGCGCCGGGTGGGGGGCCTGTCGGAGGCGGAGCTTGCCCGCGTCATCGCCCCCATCGGCCTCAACCTGGGCAGCAAGACCCCCGCCGAGATCGCCCTGGCGGTGATGGCGGATGTCCTGCGGGTGCGCAGCGGCATCGCCCGTGAGCGGGTGTGA
- a CDS encoding nucleotidyltransferase family protein → MTQVVALMLAAGFGRRFGSDKRRAVLADGRTLLAASLERARAVFEEVLLVLRADDDPAALGLPADSVIVRCVDAEQGMGHSLAAGARCLDGHPAAACAVLLGDMPWIADASLRALVDKAAPGRIVFPLYRGERGHPVLFGRDFWPELQRLTGDEGARKVLRAHPAAWTAVEVDDPGVLGDVDSPAALGGER, encoded by the coding sequence ATGACCCAGGTCGTTGCCCTGATGCTCGCCGCCGGCTTCGGCCGTCGCTTCGGCAGCGACAAGCGCCGGGCCGTCCTGGCCGATGGCCGTACCCTGCTGGCGGCCAGCCTGGAGCGGGCGCGGGCGGTGTTCGAGGAGGTGCTCCTGGTGCTGCGTGCCGACGACGATCCGGCGGCCCTGGGCCTGCCGGCGGACAGCGTCATCGTCCGCTGCGTGGATGCGGAACAGGGCATGGGCCACAGCCTGGCGGCCGGGGCGCGGTGCCTCGACGGCCATCCGGCGGCGGCCTGCGCCGTGCTGCTGGGGGACATGCCCTGGATCGCCGACGCCAGCCTCCGGGCCCTGGTGGACAAGGCCGCACCGGGACGCATCGTCTTTCCCCTGTACCGGGGGGAACGGGGCCACCCGGTGCTGTTCGGCCGCGACTTCTGGCCGGAGCTCCAGCGGCTCACCGGCGACGAAGGGGCGCGCAAGGTCCTGCGTGCCCATCCCGCCGCCTGGACGGCCGTCGAGGTCGATGACCCGGGCGTGCTGGGCGATGTGGACAGCCCCGCGGCCCTTGGCGGCGAGCGCTAG